Genomic segment of Syngnathus acus chromosome 10, fSynAcu1.2, whole genome shotgun sequence:
GGCGCTGCTCACCGAGATGCGACCCTTCCTCTTGACGGACGACTTGGCCACGCCCAGATACCAGTCGTCCTTCTCGCCGACTTGGACTTCCCAGTAATGTCTGCCGGAGGTGAAGCCCTCCCTGCCCAGGACGATGACCACGGTGTCGAAACGGTCGGGGTGGTCCGGGAGGTCCTGCCACGCCCCCAGGTGACGCACCTGCCGCCTGTCTTGGGAGAGCTGCAGCCACGGGTTGGCGGTGTCCGGGTCCAAAATCACATCCTCTACAGAAGGAAGGATGCATCGTTAGTCAGGAAGTGTGGAAGCAAATGGGGCGACGTGACATCCAGCATACCTGTGTACTTCAGAACCTTCTGGATCTCTGTAGGAAGAAAGAAGCAGAATAAAAGTGCCGGTTGTGGTATGCATTGTGAGcagggagcaaaaaaaaaaagatcacggCTTTAGTTCTTCAGGAGACTACAGTATAAAAAGCCCAATTTAGTGATTGGTGAGTATTCGATGAATCGTTTCAGTCATCGAgtcagatttttgtgatgtctaAATACACTTGTACACTCGTCAGCAAAAAGGTTGTGGACCGCtattgtgcggcaccgctttgctgggcggagggatatgtgacTAGACACACGGTCACTGTTGATTGCATTTCCGTCCGcgaggcaaatagtgccgcatgagacagaacgagatcaagacggacactactggagaaaggaagcttttatacacaaaccctcattgcgggggacaaaagaaatgcttatgatgccgcttttaagttaaaagcaGTCGATATGGCTCTTAACATAGGAAATAGAGCTGCTGATCTACTGTAGAGGTTTCCTCCGGCCGCTAGAGGGCACTGCgctattgttgatgacatcttgtagtgcggcttatatatgaacaaaaggaaattttagctggtgcggcttatagtccggaaattacggtaaacgATCCTTTCCAACATGGAGGCGGTACCTCGGTCCGCCAACTTGTCCACCATTTGCTTGAGAGTGCTTTCCAGTTTGGACACGGCTGTCCTGATCAAGCCGACGCTGACATCAGTGGGAACGTTTGTGTCGGTCCAGTCGTGGATGGACGGGGTGGCGCTCATAGCTGGAAAGttctggaaaagaaaatgtcttgtgagttttttcaatttttcttcTTGGAGAACTCTCACCCACCTTCAAGAAGTGAATGTGGTCAGTCCTGTCCATGTTCTCCAGGTCAACGCCGCGCCTTCGCAGCATTTCGATCTCCCGCTCCAGTTCAGCCACCAGATCTTGGGCACGGCTCTCCGTGCGCTTCCGCTTCTCTTCGATGGTCGCGACCACCTGGGCCTGAGTGTTCTGGATAGCGCGCACCAGGTCGGAGAAGACCAGCACGCTGTCTTCTGTCTCTCGCTTTGCGCTCTCCTGCCGTCATAAGGCAAGAAGTCAGAAGCAGCTCAAAGAATTGCGAACGTGTTCTTACTTTGTTGAGCTCGACTGAGCGTTTGATGTCCTCCACCTTCCTTACTCTGTCATGAATTAATTGCTGCACGTCCACTTGGATTTTCTTCAGCTGTGcctgcaacaacaacacaagttAAGTTGAGTCCAAACCTGAACTCTGAGTTGACTTCCAACGAGGAGCCGATTCCCGGAGTTGCCGATTGGAATCAGTTTGATGAACGCAACCAGCTGGCTTTCTGGAACAGGGCCACCTCGGTTTTCACGTGACCCGCTTTGTGAAATACCTCCCGGGTCTCACTTTGACTCACCCTTCTCTCGGTCCATTCCCGCTCCACGGGGACAGTGTAGTGCGCCCGGTGGTCAGTCTCTGTGCACAGGACGCACACGCACGTCTGGTCTTTCTTGCAGAAAAGCTCCAGGAGGCGTTGGTGCTTGGGGCACATGCGGTCCTCCATGTTGGCCACAGGCTCCATCAGCTTGTGTTTGGTGAATCTGGCGGCGTGCAACTTAAGGTGCTCCTCGCAGTAGGAGGTCAGACACACCAGGCAGGACTTCACAGCTATGGGACGACCGCTGCCGAGGCAAACGTCACAGAGGACCTCCTGCCAGGGCGGAAATGCTGGATGGGGAGATGGTGGAGACAGAGAGGCAGACGGCTCCTCTGGATGCGATCCGGTTGTCTCCGCTGCCTCGCTTCTCCCGTCGTCATTTTCCTCGGTCTTCATCTCCTCTTCACGGTTGTCCTCCAAAAgcctctcctcatcctcctccctgCGCCTTTCCACAGTCCACCGATTCCCTCTTGCGGCCTTCCCCGCCGCACTCTTCAAGCGCATCTCCTTGAACTGCTCGGCAATCTCCCTCAGGACGGTGTTGACGCTCAAGTCCGGCCTCTTGTAGAAGGACTTCTTGCACATGGGGCACTGGTACAGCGGGCTGCTCTTCCAGTAACCCAAGATGCACGTCTGGCAGAAGTTGTGTCCGCACGGGATGGACACCGGGTTGGTGAAGACGTCCAGGCAGATGGAGCAGTGCACCTGCTCTTCCGAGAGGTTCCCAGGGGACGACATCCCTGCACGGCGGAGAGGCAGCGTCATTTTAACCCCGCGGCCTTTTTCCCACCTGCTGTGACAGCGACGTTGTGAGGGTTAAATGCGGAAGTGGCACTGAAGTTACGCGTGTGCGAGTCACAAGTCTCAAATCTTGCTTGACCTTCAAATGACTATGGCAAAAATCAAATCACATGCGACAGGAAGAGCAACTCAGTCCCAAGTCCTAAAATTGTGTCTGACCCCCCCTTCCCCACATTTAGGCAGCCAGCTGGCAGCCGGACCAAAACGGAAAGACACGACGACTCGCTGATCACAAGCCGGGCCGCATAATAAGCAGCCCTAATCGTCATGGCGACTGACAAGATTAAATgccaaaatccaaacaaagaaaaagcagaagaCACACTTCTCATAAAATCAGGGAGACTCACCAGTGGCTTGGAAGCTCGGCAGTGCACTGACACGTGAAACCGGCTGCAAGCGACACACACCTACGACCCAAAATacatccccccctccccttaaCCCAGATACACGAGCATGGAAAGGCCCTCGGAAGGGCAAGGCAAGCACTGTGATATTGGTCCTGCATCTTTATTCAACAAAAGCAAGTCGGAATCACCGTATGTTTTGATTTCTGAGCCCGTAaggccaggggtgtcaaagtcatttttatcGCGGGCCGAAACGTAGTCATAGTGTCCATTACGACTGtcgacccaaataaatgtatgaatgtcTCATACCATATACGGTATAGGCTACACAGACGAGTAAgaactgttcaaatttttacaaagatgaatggtaataattGCTCGACACATCTCTATTTTTTCTATTAATAATTGCTAGAAACATTTATTcgttaaaagtgaagacaattttagCATAAAGTCGACCCACAATTTAGGCCAAATATAATTGCGCTGCGGGCCaaagtttgacacctctgcgCATAGACTGTGAACTTTAAACTCCAAAGTCCATCTGAGGCCAAAACAGCGCCATGTCGTCCATATTGAATGAATTTTGTGTGAGGCGAACATCTTTATGTCAGGTATGTTTGACAGGTGTGATGGCGAGAGGGGCCGTGTTCTTGCCCGCCTGGCTGAGGCAGGGACTGAAGATGGGGTACACATTTTCAGTAAAGTTGTGAGCAAAGGTGTAGAGGTGCAGGCGGGCCTTGGGGTCATAGAAAGAGATTTGGCCGCCTTCGTAATCCAGGAAAATTCCCACTTTAGCGGGCAGGGACGGCAGCGTGAGAGGAAGGCGGGAGGTGGCCAGCGCTTTCACTTGGCCGTTCTTCAGCCACAAGCACCAATAGCCGCCGGCGGGACTCAACGTGATCTCGCCTTTGCGTCGGGCCGAGGCGTTGGCCACGCCCAAAGTCCAGGAGGTCTTACGAGCCACGTCCACCTCCCAGTAGTGACGTCCCGAGTTCAGAGCCTCCCGGCCCAGGACGAAGAGGGCCAGGCTGAAACGTTTGGGGCCGTCGGAGTGAGCCGTCTTGCGTTCCTCGTACCTCACCTGGCGGCCGTCGTCGGACAGCACCAGGTTCTTCTGGGCGGTGGCTGGGTCCAGGATGACCTCACCTGAGcaatacaatacaactttGAGACTCACGGGCAATTCAAACGGCACTTGAACGTGAGTGACTGGGTAAGAAGCGCCATCTGGTGGCcatatttgaacaaaagtgACTCACTCGTGTAGTTCTGCACCTTGCGGAGCTCTGAGGGTCAAGACAGAGGCTGCGTTACACACAAGGCCAAACCACAAGTTTCCGTTTGAAAAGCAACAGACCCGCTTGTCTCACCTTTGCCGTACAGCCTCTTCAGCTCCTCTTGAAACTTGTCGACGAGGCCGCTGACCGATGAACGGATGGTCCCCAGGTAGAGGTCCGTGTTGATGCTCACGGCGGACCAGTCGGTGAGCTCGGGAAGTGGTGGCAGGGTGGCCATGTGCTGCACGGAGCAAATGGGAATGATAAACAACCACAACAGCAACGTGAAACACATACAAGATTCACGATTTTTCAAGATTCGCGTCCGTGACCAGGATGACTGAGAATCTATATACTACAGACACAGTTCTGCATTGGTGGCATCTTTGTTTAGGCAAAAGTAGTCATTTGCCGCCATCTGTTGACATCAATAGGCAATTACAGCACAATAGAAAGTTGGCGCAGCAATGACTTTGATATTGGCCTACCTGCAAGAAGACCACTTTGTCCTTGTTCTGGGCCTGGGTGTCCAAATCATGGCTCCGCCTCCTCAGCTGACTAAGTTCATTCTCCAGGCCTCGCGCCAGCTCCTGCGCGTGGCGCTCGGCCTCGCGCTGCCTCGTGGCGATCAGCTCCGCTAGCTCGGCCTGACTTTGCTCCACTAGGCGCTGCAGTTCGGCAAAAACCTGCCAgctctcctccagctccttctGGACGCTGGTCTGGAACACACACAGTGTTTACATCGTGGATTGTCTTCTGCGGACAACCCAAAAACTGAATATCAATAAACGGTGACTCAACAGGAGGTTGCACATAAACAATCTCATGCAGATGAATTGCCTCCATGGCGGAGGCAATTAAAAGCTCAACCCTAACACCAAGACACTCCTCAGGTCTACGCAAACAAAAGCATGCGAGGCTTTGCTCCATACCGGTTCCACTGGTTGGACGAGCACATGTGAATGCCTCGCGAGCAGCACGATAAAATGGAACAGGAAAGGCTGAGAATGAAAGGTTTCAGGGCAGTGTGAGGTACCCGCTTTGGTGTCACCTACAGCACCGGAGTGGAAAGACCACAAAGTTTCTATCACTCCAACTGGATAGATTTTAAATGTGGCAGTGAATGAAGGATTTCAGGAAATATTTGCATACCCGTCGGTCTTTAAGAGGTCGGGAAAATAAAAGCCGCACCGCAGTTTGGCTTTAGCCAAAGGTGCTACTTCTCAAACAAGCTGGCAGGTAAACAAGCTACGAGCTTGTTTACATCCCGGTGGATTAGAAGCACGTGGCTCTAGCTGAACTGTGGCAGGGTTCTTCTTTCTGGACCtggatttgacacctctgtcaccaggtaAAACTAAGATTTGCGCTGTACGAGGAGATTCCTTGCTTGGGTAAAAGTGACCTGCGCATATGGATACTGAGCAGTAGGTGAGGATTGATTGACCTCTGACCTTGATGACCTTAATGGATTGCTTGACTTCCTCCAGCTTTTTGGCACGCTCCTTAATCAGGTGCTTCAGCTCGGAGCGTTTTTTCCCCAGGCTGCTCTGTGGGAGAAAGACAGCGCGGTCACGtgaggaggatgatgatgatgccagAGGATGATGCCGGAGTCCGCTTGCCACTGACCAACTTCTTCTTCCACTCGTGGTCTGCGGAGACCACATCGTGGGATTTGTGAGCAGTCTCCACGCAGGCAGAGCAGATGCAGATGTGGTCGGTGCGGCAGTAAAGCTCCAGAAGACGCGTGTGCTTTCTACAGATCTTGTCCTCCAGGTTGAAGGTGGGCTCAATCAGTCGATGGGACGTCAGAGTCTTTACCTGGAAATTTAAGTCCAACGTCACGAGACAGGTAGTCTGTGCTTTTGAAGCCCCTCAATGTTACCATTCCTACTATGACTACCTTTTTATGATGTCTCAAATGGGTTTCGCAGAAGGACCCGGGACAGTTGACGCACGACTTGTGTgccttcatcttcctcccGATACAAGCGTCGCAGGGAATGTCTCCGGCCCGCGCAAACTCACCGGTGTCATAGCTCGGCGATCCCGTCTCGGAACTCAGATTGAGCGCCGAGGCTCGCGTGGACGCCCCGGGCGATTCGGCCCCGCCAGCCAACGCCATCCCCTGGAACTGAGACGAGATCTCCGCCAGGACCCTGTTGACGCTCATCTCAGGCTTCCTGCTGTAGTTCTTCTTGCACATGGGGCACAGGAACTTCTTGCTGTGGTTCCAGTAGCCCTGCAGGCAGGCTTTGCAGAAGCTGTGGCCGCATGGCGTGGACACGGGCTCCACAAACACTTCCAGGCAGATGGAGCAGGTGAACTGGTCCTCGCTGAGGCCGCGGCCTCCTGGAGAACTCACGCCTGGAATCGAGGAGAGGAACTCAATGTCCGGTTTGAAAGTTGGCGTTTGTCATCACTCTCAAGTCAAGCAGGAAGTAGCACGTGAGGAATGTCGACCGACAGGAGCTTCCACCTGGCGGCGCAAAATCCCTTCCTTGTGGAATGCAAATCAATAACAACTTGAAATTTGAATCAAGAACCAATCTTGTGATTTACTCTCCCGGGCCCaaacgacaacaaaatacacgTCTGTATGTTAGTACTAAAAGATCGTTTGGGTTTAACAAGCTTCGCCACACAGGTGTATTAAACATGACAAAGACTGTTGATTTGAGGCTACTCGACTCGAATACAtttgccaaaatattttttttaaaatactttgGAGGTGAAAGATAAGTGAAAGAATTCCATCATCCCCCTTCAAACTCACTCTGCATGCTGTCCCGACGACGCTCACCCCGGCAATAAAGCCGACAGGCCGCTGCCGATACTCACGGAAGCTCCGCGGCCAACCGGGGCCCCTCCCACGCCAGCTCCGAGGGCGGCGTCCTGAAACCAGACacccaaaaacacaaaatcacttgtttgctttttcaaacGTATTGTAGCTGCTTTCCATATGAGCAGCAGTCGCTGACAAACACACCTGGGAAGGAAGAATTGAAGTCAAATACCATAtttacattcaaatgaaagcGTTTAGGTTTTCCGTGACAGTTTAATGAACCAACACAAAAGCGCTAAAAAAGCATAGTGGGCACTTGGATAAAGTTTAATGGATGatgaccaaaacaaacaaaaacatcaaagcaaaaaaaaaaaaaaagtcaagttcaACTGAGTAGATTTATGCAGTTTatgaataaaagtaaaaaatatacGTCAGTATCCAGACAGCTGCTCATTTTCTAAGCATTTCTTACCGGCCATTGCGGCCCGATTCAAatctatatacacacacaatgtaTACATTATCAACACGGGCATCTTCTATACATTTACGTGAGCGGAGTGTCAAACCCAGCGCAGCAAATCAAatgtaacaaaacaaatcaactgCAATTGCATGTGAAGCACcatcaaaaaacacacacacacaaaaagtctgGCCTTTTTTCTTTGGTAGTGGAATGACACCCACGAGCGGAGCGTCTCGCTGATATCAAGTCGTCTTTCAAAGCAGCACAGTTGCTTCCGTGTAGCGCTTTGACTGAACTTCCCACACGTTGGAATTTTTGCATGGCAACCTGAGAAACGTTTTTTTCATCCCGTCAGTAATGTCCATATCCCACAGACATTCCCAATCCCAGACCGAGGCCCAGCCCCAGACTCTCCCTGAGCCCTCTCAGTTGCTCCTCTCCCAGCCGGATCTTGTCTTCCAGCTGCTTCTGCTCCACCAGCAGGGCTGCTTTCATCTTCACAAAGTGGCTGATGGGGACACAAAGCAGGCATGAGGTGGGAGCCATCGAGCAGCAGCGGGACCCTCCTACCTGTAGTCTCGGTGCTGCTCCGGAGAGAGGCATCGGGCCAGAACCCGGCTGACGGCCTGCTCCCTGCGGTCGACGTGGTCCTTCAAGTCCTGGGCCTCAGATAGCTGCCTCATGAGCTGGCGCTTTTTCTCCAGCAGGGAGAGCTAGAGAGCAGCCAGAGGAGCGCAAGATTGGATTGAGTTTCCTCCAGCGGAGGATGAGAAGACCGCCATCTGTTGAGAATGACCTCCTCACCCTCTCGTCATCTTCAGTTTCAGGGTTGAGCATGTCCAGCGCCGTCTCCACCCTCAGCAGACGCCCCGACAGCGACAGCAGCAGGCTGACCACCTTGTCCAGGTCTCCGATGAACATGCGGAACTTGTCCACCTCGTTGGGCTTGCACACGCCCACCACCATGCCCTCCACTTCCTCCCCCAGCTGCGCGTTGGCTCGGACGTCGTCCTGAAGCCCCCGCTGGGCTTCCCTCAGTACTCCCAGTTTCTTTCGCAGGCTCTCCATCAGCTGTCTCTATACGTGTGGACCGAAGGGGaggcaccaaaaaaaagcggTTAAGACGGGCCGCCGAGCGACAGCAGGTGACGGCGAGGTAGCTCACCTTGTAGGTAAGCTCGTCGTCTTCTTCCCGCTCTCGGTCGGTCAAATCCTTCATCTGGGACAAGAGCTGAGCCTTGGCCGCCGACGTGCTGTAATAGGAGGAGCAACTGGAACTCGCGCCGGACTGCCTGACGGGGGAGGACGATGAGATATAACAAAAAGCTCGGGATATTCTTCTCTTCCCAGACTCAACTTTGCTTACCTGTCCAAGCTATCAGTGTTGTGGAAGGCCCCCTTCCAGCTCTCCGTGCCCGACTCTCCCTCACCGCTGTGAGGGAAGAGCTCTTCCAAGCTCagtctctccctgccgctCTCCGGCTGCTCCTCCGCGGAGCTGCACTCCGTCCGGACGCTACCCACCGGATCGGCCCGCGGCTCAGTTAAGGTGTCGATGTCCGTCTCCAGGACGGTGGCCGGCAAGGCGAAGCAAGGAAGCTCGCTGGTGAGCGGCTCCTCCTCCGCGGGAAGTCCCTCGTCTTCCTGGAAGTCGTCGATGTCCGTTTCGAAAGGGACATCCAGTTCTGCCTCCAGGCTGTGGGTGGGACTCGGGCTGAGGGTGGTCTCCGACTCGGTTCCGGTTTCCTGGACTTTTGGTGTCTCAACACTCTGGACATacatctgctgctgctgctgttgcttgtGGTTCAGCACAGAGAAGGATTCAGGAAGTAAAACACCACTGAGGTGTCCATTTGCCACAGCAAGTGGAAGCGTGTAATCGCTTTGAATTCCGGATGACAGAATTCGCTCCCACTCAGCTCCAGGTCCGGATGGTGGCTTGTGAGAATTCCACATCTCATCACtgcaaagacacacaagaTGAAAACAATCTCGGGCTAGCAAATGAATAAGTGAGCATATTTTAGCGGACCTGTTTTGAAGCGCAGGCCGGGCTGCCGTCTCGCTCTCGTGCTGGTGGTCTAAGTAGGTCGGCATCACCGGCCTGAAGGCCCGCCTGGAGAACATGGGACTGGGTGGGGCGATGGAAAAGGAGAGCTCAGCAAAGTGAGGCGGATCGGCCGGGATGTGGGCGAAGGCGGCATCTGGAGTCCGAGGCTGGTGGCAGCTGCAACGCGGGCAGCCCTCCGCCACCGCTTCCTGCCTCTGCGGCGGGAGGCTATACGACCTCTGCCTGGACGGCTCGGCGCTAGAAAAGCGCTGCTCTTCCGAGGGCGGTTCCGTGCAGGGATGTTGCGGAGGGGCGGTCGAAGAAGAAGCAAATAGTGTGTGGTGCGATGATCGCCTGCGGTGGAACTGCTCCCACTTGGGCGGCGGGGGCCTCGGTGGtggtttcttcttcttcttctggctCAGCGGGTCCTCCGCCGCGTCCGCTCCTTCCTCCACTTCCCTCAACATCGGGCCGACGGAACGTGACCGGCGCTGACCGGCATGGAGATCGTTTTCCGACATGGTGCGGCCCCACTGCGTGAGGGGGGCTGCCGCGTGTCCGTTGCAATCGTTTCTGTTGCCGATCGCCCGTCCCGGGCTCCACGATGGCTGATGATGCAGACCGATGCCGCCCGCAGGCTGCGACTCCCGTCTCCAGCCGGTGTAGTCTCTGTCACGTGTGTAAAATATTAACAAATTGAGTCATGGCTCAGATGGACCGACAAAAATCTAAGTATACCATggagcccccccccttctcataaaaaaaaaaaaaaaaagggggccaTTGATATGGATCGAAATCAACTGTCTCGAAGATTTATAATGATTAATGATTCATGTTAGCATGATGACTTTTCTTCCATAAAAggatctatttttttcttggttacATCGACAACGTTTCATTTGCTATTATTTCataaacagcttgaagcaagCACACTTGGTCTCTTATTTGACAAAAGGTGGAGACCAGAGAGACTTTTAGCCTCCCGAAAGTGATGTTACACAATACGGGGtaagaattgtttttattcatatcGAGCGAGGGTGTGAGAATATGCGCATCGAATACTTTGAGAAGTTTAAATGTGTTCAAAGAGGCCTCAGATTTTCACtcagattttattcaacaaatttctattttttcaaaaatgtttcctttttgtttgggTTGAGACAAACTTCCTGGCATTTAGATTAAGATCAGGGAAAAACAAGCTGAGTGCACGTCCTAATAAAGCGGAATCCCCCATCCAGCCACTGGCTTCCATTTTAAGTCTGGATGATTGCTTTGCTTTCCACACTTGAAACTGATTCCAGCCAAGCAACAGCCAAGTATGACTGGAGTGGGCTTTCCTGCCAAGCCCTCAACAACCCCGACCACCCGTTCAAATTCTCCTGGAAGTCACTCGGGAACAATCAGGCAGAGAAGACAGACGTGAGCGCACATTTGCAGAAAGGTCACCGAATACATAAAAGAAATGTCTCACCTCTCCGTCAGGCTGTACTTTCTGTTCAGTTGGCTTGTTTCATGTTGCTGGGCAGGATACTGGGAGGACATTACCAGGTGAtcacaacacaaaaagatggcgttttcttgttttttgtaaacatCACATATGTGATGATAAATTAGAAGCGGTCCCACTCACTTGTGTCGGCATGTCCCTCCTTCCCTGGTACAATGTTGGTTGGACTTGGCCGCCGTTGCTCGGATGCGAGTGGTCTTGACGATTCCCGTCTCGCTTCAAGCAAAACTCTTTCCTTTGCCTTCTCATCTCTTCCTCTCCTTCCTTCTCCAACTGGAGTTCCATCTGGCGTTCCCACAGTCTCACCCTTTCCTGTCGCTCTTTCTCCCTGAGCCTCTCTCTTTCCACTTCCCTTTCCTGTCGTTCCTTCTCCCGCTGCATCTCAACTTCTCGCGACGTGTTGTCCCTCTTTCTGTCCCGAGCGCTCTCCTCCCGTTCTTTACCCTGCGCGTGCTCCTTCTTCTTTTGTCTGTCGCACACCGACGGCCTTTTTTCTCGGTCTGCGCTTGAATGCCGCGGCTTTTCTCCCTGGTAGGAGTACCTCCGTTGGTTTGTGGACGGGCCCCGCTCGCTCCCTTCCTGATACTTCTGGAGTCCGGACGCCTTGCTGGTCTCTTCAAAGAACTTCCTCCTATCTGCAAAAGGAAGGATGTCGGACTCCTCCATCCGGGAACAGGAAGCGGAGTGGGCGCAGGTGGGCGCGGAAGTGAAGGCGCAAACGCCGTGCCTCGACACGCTCTCGCCAACGACGCCATACAGTCTACTGGGTTCCGGTTGGAGTTTATGCTCGGGAGTCCAACGCCAGCGGCGGGCCTTGCCGGCCGGAGCCGGCTCCTCCACCACTCGGACGCCGACACGGAAATTGGGAACGCCCGTGTCCATAATTTGAACGGATGTGGTCGTAGATGCTGAATCGTCACAATTCTGTTTGACCGAATTGATTGATTTCTCATCTTGTGCACCAAATATCACTTTGGTTTGGCTTTTGTTGACTTCAGCGTCCGGGTCTTCAGACTCCTCGTGGAGATCTGCACCGTCCTCTTCCTGGACCGTTTCCCCGCAAGAGATCAACCCTCCTGGGCCAGCGCTTTGTTGAAGTTGGGCCTTCTTCCTCTGGATCTCGTTTCGGAGGTTGGTCGCAAAGCGCTCGCTACGGCGACGGTTTCTCCGATGGTTCCTCGAAGAGTTTGGTTTTTTCGCCGTAGCGTCACTGACATTTAAGTTGACTTCACTTCTTCTCTCATCTGCCCTCTGCTCTTCCAGTAAAGTGTCGACGCTTGCGGCCGCACTAAGAGGCTCAAAATCTCCTCCGAGCATTTGGTCAGCAGGGTCCACCCCGCCTTGTGTTGATGGCTCTGCTGTGTCCTCAGGTGCGCTCACAGAGCGGCCCCAAGGGTGGAGATGTTGGATGGCTCCCCTTCCTTCCTCCGAGAGCACAGATTCAGGAGTGGAGCAGCAGCTTTGCCCCCATTTCTTGGGCGGCTCCCGGCAACGTTCCCGACTCTCCGCTGCATCTGGAGATGCTGAAGACCACCGACTACAAGAAGGATGACTGTAAGCTTCCGGCGAGGAGTTATTGCTAGTCAGCTGTGAACATCCAAGTTGTGTCTTATCGGCGTATTTTTGCCACTGAAGACCAGTAGAAGCGGAATGATTGATTTGCGACTCCTCCTGAAGCTCTACTGAAGCGTGTAAAGGGAACGAAGCAGGTCCGTCAGAGGCCGCAGGGAGCTGACGAACGGTTGCGTCCAACTCGTCTCTCAGATCACATTCGCTCTGACTGTAGAAGCATTCTAAATGGCTGCTTTCTTCGACTTGTTGGAAGCCGTTAGCAGTTCCCGGTTCATTGGTCGGAGAAGGCGCCGTTTCCCCGTAGGCGATATCAGTCGGAGCGGAAGCGCAACGTTGGTTTGGAAGATTAGGGCAACCCGGATTGTTCTCCAGCCTGTGGTCACTGTTTGGAGAGTGAGCGGGACTGCCGTGTGCTGCTATTCTGCATTCTCCATTTCTTATCAGGTCAAAGTCCCCGCCCCTCCATGACGAGGGTCTCTCTTTGGGTTTCTGCCTGGGCCTGTTCAATGAGCTGAACTTGAAGCCCACCCGCTGTGCCTCAGCCCGGGCCTCGTCGGATAAACGTCCgtctgcggcggcggcggagctCGGACGAGTCGGCGCCAGGCTTTGCGGGAAGCCGTCGGCGGAGCATACGTCAACGGGCCTGAGCGGCACCGCGGTGTAGTCGGACATGTTTGAGCTGGTGGAGAAGGAGCTGTAGGCCGAGTCTCTCTTGCTGTTGAAGAGCGTCTGGTCTACGGGCGAATTGCGCGAGTCGGAGTAAGGCTGCGGGATGGGCGTGGCTGTGTCCAAGCTCTCCATGGAGCCCAGGGAACTGC
This window contains:
- the shroom4 gene encoding protein Shroom4 isoform X2; its protein translation is MQPHPCACTLTWNTSDNSDLPMQWGQLCRPYSSTDRSSSLGSMESLDTATPIPQPYSDSRNSPVDQTLFNSKRDSAYSSFSTSSNMSDYTAVPLRPVDVCSADGFPQSLAPTRPSSAAAADGRLSDEARAEAQRVGFKFSSLNRPRQKPKERPSSWRGGDFDLIRNGECRIAAHGSPAHSPNSDHRLENNPGCPNLPNQRCASAPTDIAYGETAPSPTNEPGTANGFQQVEESSHLECFYSQSECDLRDELDATVRQLPAASDGPASFPLHASVELQEESQINHSASTGLQWQKYADKTQLGCSQLTSNNSSPEAYSHPSCSRWSSASPDAAESRERCREPPKKWGQSCCSTPESVLSEEGRGAIQHLHPWGRSVSAPEDTAEPSTQGGVDPADQMLGGDFEPLSAAASVDTLLEEQRADERRSEVNLNVSDATAKKPNSSRNHRRNRRRSERFATNLRNEIQRKKAQLQQSAGPGGLISCGETVQEEDGADLHEESEDPDAEVNKSQTKVIFGAQDEKSINSVKQNCDDSASTTTSVQIMDTGVPNFRVGVRVVEEPAPAGKARRWRWTPEHKLQPEPSRLYGVVGESVSRHGVCAFTSAPTCAHSASCSRMEESDILPFADRRKFFEETSKASGLQKYQEGSERGPSTNQRRYSYQGEKPRHSSADREKRPSVCDRQKKKEHAQGKEREESARDRKRDNTSREVEMQREKERQEREVERERLREKERQERVRLWERQMELQLEKEGEEEMRRQRKEFCLKRDGNRQDHSHPSNGGQVQPTLYQGRRDMPTQYPAQQHETSQLNRKYSLTERDYTGWRRESQPAGGIGLHHQPSWSPGRAIGNRNDCNGHAAAPLTQWGRTMSENDLHAGQRRSRSVGPMLREVEEGADAAEDPLSQKKKKKPPPRPPPPKWEQFHRRRSSHHTLFASSSTAPPQHPCTEPPSEEQRFSSAEPSRQRSYSLPPQRQEAVAEGCPRCSCHQPRTPDAAFAHIPADPPHFAELSFSIAPPSPMFSRRAFRPVMPTYLDHQHESETAARPALQNSDEMWNSHKPPSGPGAEWERILSSGIQSDYTLPLAVANGHLSGVLLPESFSVLNHKQQQQQQMYVQSVETPKVQETGTESETTLSPSPTHSLEAELDVPFETDIDDFQEDEGLPAEEEPLTSELPCFALPATVLETDIDTLTEPRADPVGSVRTECSSAEEQPESGRERLSLEELFPHSGEGESGTESWKGAFHNTDSLDRQSGASSSCSSYYSTSAAKAQLLSQMKDLTDREREEDDELTYKRQLMESLRKKLGVLREAQRGLQDDVRANAQLGEEVEGMVVGVCKPNEVDKFRMFIGDLDKVVSLLLSLSGRLLRVETALDMLNPETEDDERLSLLEKKRQLMRQLSEAQDLKDHVDRREQAVSRVLARCLSPEQHRDYSHFVKMKAALLVEQKQLEDKIRLGEEQLRGLRESLGLGLGLGLGMSVGYGHY